From Pseudomonas hormoni:
TGTCGCAAAACCCGACACCGGAAGATCGCGAGGCGATCCTTGCACCGTTGCGGGCCTATAACGTCGCGCAAGCGGGGGACGGCAACGCACAACCGCTGGCCTTGCTGGTGCGCGATGACCAGGGTGAAATCCTGGGCGGACTGTATGGCCGGTTTTTCTATCAGTGGCTGTTTATCGAATTGCTGTCAGTGCCGGAACAGGGCCGAGGACAAGGCATCGGCTCCAGGCTGATGCAGATGGCCGAAGACCTGGCGCG
This genomic window contains:
- a CDS encoding GNAT family N-acetyltransferase, which encodes MTLSIELSQNPTPEDREAILAPLRAYNVAQAGDGNAQPLALLVRDDQGEILGGLYGRFFYQWLFIELLSVPEQGRGQGIGSRLMQMAEDLAREKECVGIWLDTFDFQAPEFYRKFGYSELGQIADYPPGHKRFFFQKRLINNAELSL